In one window of Halocatena salina DNA:
- a CDS encoding ABC transporter permease subunit: MSTLLVAKKEFQDAIRSRLLLLVTSLFTAFLAFYTYYKFAMVTPAEPAVVADLYRAVASVVAVVGTLLGYNVIVGERESGSLQFLLAQPHTRRDVVIGKLLGRAAVVAVTVGIAFAVVGAHYAVLVETSPSVMAYARLGGKILVLGVVFVAVAIAFSAAVRSTTMATWGAVWLAFLFAFVWDSVLAVIKTFLFTSQTLPPWYYLITRFNPKFAFVHIDATALDTIPFYLKGWFGGVILAGWLLVPLGVAYLRFQRGDLA; this comes from the coding sequence ATGAGTACGCTACTAGTCGCGAAAAAAGAGTTCCAAGACGCCATCAGATCACGGCTGCTGTTGCTCGTGACGAGCCTGTTCACGGCGTTTCTGGCCTTCTATACGTATTACAAATTTGCGATGGTCACTCCAGCCGAGCCCGCTGTGGTGGCTGACCTGTACCGGGCCGTAGCCAGCGTCGTCGCGGTCGTGGGAACGCTCCTAGGGTACAATGTGATCGTGGGTGAGCGCGAGTCAGGCAGTTTGCAGTTCCTGCTCGCACAGCCCCACACGCGCCGCGATGTCGTCATCGGCAAACTACTCGGTCGAGCAGCCGTCGTCGCGGTAACAGTGGGCATCGCGTTCGCCGTTGTCGGTGCCCACTACGCCGTGCTGGTTGAGACGTCGCCGTCGGTCATGGCCTATGCGCGCCTCGGCGGCAAAATACTGGTGCTCGGGGTGGTCTTCGTTGCGGTCGCGATCGCGTTTTCAGCGGCGGTTCGCTCTACGACCATGGCGACGTGGGGCGCAGTGTGGCTTGCATTCCTGTTTGCGTTCGTCTGGGATTCGGTGCTCGCGGTGATCAAAACGTTCCTGTTCACGTCTCAAACCCTTCCACCCTGGTACTATCTCATCACGCGGTTCAATCCGAAATTCGCGTTCGTTCACATCGACGCGACTGCGCTTGACACGATCCCGTTCTATCTGAAGGGATGGTTTG